In a single window of the Mesorhizobium shangrilense genome:
- a CDS encoding metallophosphoesterase, translating to MVNRRNVIKMGAAAALLAPFAGFTTVARAIAQDAPLFRFGIVADPQYAPVVPNLKSNRYYANSLWKLSEAIEAFNQEELQFVATLGDIIDRHWKSFNHILPLYDKLKHEHFFLLGNHDYDVAPEYLTSVVRTTGLEKAYYDFAGGGHRFIVLDGNDVSLFAPPKDDPRREVAAKRLEELKAKGAENAQSWNGSVSDEQFAWLEDTMKKAQSVGEKAIVMCHYPVFPPNIHNLWDSERIVSLLSGFDNFVAFFNGHNHAGNYGEAEGKHFVTFKGMVDTPDTTAYSVVDVYADRIEIRGVGREENRTLKI from the coding sequence ATGGTCAACCGCCGCAACGTTATCAAGATGGGCGCCGCAGCTGCGCTCCTCGCCCCATTCGCAGGATTCACCACCGTGGCCCGCGCCATCGCGCAGGATGCGCCGCTCTTCCGGTTCGGCATCGTTGCGGATCCGCAATACGCGCCGGTCGTGCCCAACCTGAAGTCCAACCGCTATTATGCGAACAGCCTGTGGAAGCTGTCGGAGGCGATCGAGGCGTTCAACCAGGAAGAACTTCAGTTCGTGGCGACGCTTGGCGACATCATCGATCGCCACTGGAAGAGTTTCAACCACATCCTGCCGCTCTACGACAAGCTGAAGCACGAGCACTTCTTCCTGCTCGGCAATCACGACTACGACGTGGCGCCGGAGTATCTGACCTCCGTCGTGCGTACGACCGGCCTCGAGAAGGCCTATTACGACTTCGCCGGTGGCGGCCATCGCTTCATCGTGCTGGACGGCAACGATGTGAGCCTTTTTGCTCCTCCGAAGGATGATCCGCGCCGTGAGGTGGCCGCTAAGCGCCTGGAGGAGCTGAAGGCCAAGGGAGCCGAGAACGCCCAGAGCTGGAACGGATCGGTCAGCGACGAGCAGTTCGCCTGGCTGGAGGACACCATGAAGAAGGCCCAGTCCGTCGGCGAAAAGGCGATCGTCATGTGCCACTATCCGGTGTTTCCGCCCAACATCCACAATCTGTGGGATTCCGAGCGGATCGTCTCGTTGCTGTCAGGCTTCGACAACTTCGTCGCCTTCTTCAACGGCCACAATCATGCCGGCAACTACGGCGAAGCCGAGGGCAAGCACTTCGTCACCTTCAAGGGCATGGTCGATACGCCCGACACGACCGCCTACTCCGTGGTGGACGTCTATGCCGACCGTATCGAGATCCGCGGCGTCGGCCGCGAGGAAAACCGGACGTTGAAGATCTGA